TCTTCCACCTTGGGACACAGGCAGTTCAGCACCGCGTCGGCGATGTCGGCGAAGGCGCGCGCCGCCCGGTCGGGTTCCAGCATGTTGCGAAGCGTCTGCACGCCCACCTGGAACTTGCGTTCGGCGGTCCAGCGGCGGCTGATGTCCAGCACCTCCTGGATATCGCCGGCTTCGGCCAGGGCCTTGTTGAGATCCTCGATCAGCCGCTCGGTGGGCGGCGGCGGCTCGAAGAAGCTGGGGGCGACCACCGCATCCAGTTGGGTGGTGTGCCGGGCCAGATGCTCGGCCAGCTTGGGGGCGTTGCCCATCAGTTCGGCCACCAGTTCCAACAACGACGGGTTGGAATAGAACAACGAGAACACCGGCACCCCCGCCGGCAGCCGCGACAAAAACTCGTCCAGGCGCATGAAGGCGTCGTCGGGGCTGGAGGTGGCGGCCAGGGCCTGCAACAACGATGGTGTCAGTTCGGTCAGCAATTCCCGCGCCCGGGTCGAGCGGGTGGCGCGGATGCGGCCATGATGCCAGCCGCGAATGGTGGCGCACACGGTGTCGGCATTGTTGAAGCCCATGGCGCCGATGGTGTTGACGGTCTCGGGGTCGTTTTCACCGCCGGTGAACACCAGATTGCCGCCGCTGGACAGGGCCGGGGCATCCTCGAACAGGCCGGCGTAGTGGCTTTCCACCTTTTGCAGGCGGCTGACCAGGGCGGACGAGAACGCATCGGTGTCGTCAAAACCCATGAAGGCGGCGATTTCCGCCAGACGCTGCGGCTGGTCGGGCAGGGTCTGGGTCTGCTTGTCGTCGATCATCTGCAAGCGGTGTTCAAGCTGGCGCAGGAAGCGATAGGCTTCGTCCAGTTCATCCACCGCCTTATCGGCCACCTGACCCATGTGGGCGAGGGCGCGGATGGCGTCAAGGGTACGGCAACAGCGCACCTCGGGGATGCGCCCGCCCCAGATCAGTTGTTGGGTCTGGGCGAAGAACTCGATCTCGCGGATGCCGCCACGGCCCAGTTTGACGTTGTGGCCGGCCACCGCGATGGAGCGCCCGCCGCGATGGGCGTTGATCTGGCGCTTGATGGAATGGATATCCTGGATGGCGGCGAAATCCAGCGATTTGCGCCAGATGAACGGCTTGAGGAATTTCAGGAAATAGTCGCCGGTCACCGTGTCGCCGGCCACTTGGCGCGCCTTGATCATGGCGGCGCGTTCCCAGTTCTGGCCGAAGCCTTCATAATAAATCTCGGCGGCGGCCAGGGAAATGGCCACCGGGGTCGAGCCGGGATCGGGCCGCAGGCGCAGATCGGTACGGAAGACATAGCCGTGGGCGGTCCGCTCGTCCAAAATCTTCACCAGATCGCGGGTGATGGCGATCATGCATTCGGCCAGGGTCTTGCGGCCCTTGTATTCCAGCTTTTCATGGTCGAAGAAGACGATGATGTCGATGTCGCTGGAGTAATTGAGCTCGCGCGCGCCGAACTTGCCCATGCCCAGGATGATGATGCCGGAGTCTTTTTCCGGGTCATCGGCATGGGGCAGCACCAGATCGCCCTTGGCCGCCTCGCGCCGCAGCAAGAAGCGCAAGGCGTGGCGGGTGGCGGCTTGGGCGAAATCGGCCAGGGCGCCGGTCACCGGTTCCAATTGCCAAACGCCGCCGATATCGGCCAGGGCCGTCAGCAGGGCAACGCGGCGTTTATAGATGCGCAGCGACTTCATCATGGCGGCCATGTCGGTCTGGCCGTCGACTTCCTCGGCCAACTCGCCCATCAGGGCGGCGAAGGTGGCGTCGGCGCCCTGATCCAGCAGGCGGCGCAGGAAGGCGGGCTCGAACAGACAGCACTGGGTCAGGAACGGGGAATTGCCGAACACCGAGGACAGCAGCTTTCTTGCCATCAAATCGCCAGGAAGCTGGCGCATGAAGGTGGCGAGATCGGCGTCGTCCTGTTCGCTGGCGATTTCGGCCCAGCGCTCGAACCCCCGCTCCATCAACGCGGAATCGGCGATCTTGGGTAACAGCTGCTCATCTAGTGGAAAGTTCACCTTGTGCATTCCCAGATGTTGTGATTCCTTCACACTGGTCAAACCAGGGCGATGGGTCAAGTCGATGATGGAGGAAGGCGCGTAGTGGTTCATGGTGCCGTCAGAAGCCTGTTTCAGCTTCTGGGAGTTCTCGTTGTCGGTCTGCTGGTGATCGTGCCGGTGCTGCTGTGGCGTTTGTCCAGCGGCCCTGTCGCGCTGGATTTTCTGACACCCTATATCGAGGAAGCCTTGGCCGCCCCGGAGGGCGGCGTTTCCGTGCGCCTGGACACCACGGTGCTGGCCTTGGGTGCCAACAACCGCACCTTGGAAATCCGGGCGCTGGGGGTCAATGCTTATGTGGGCGATAATGCCCGTCCCATCGCCTCGGTCCCCGAAATCGCCCTGACCTTGTCGGGGCAAGCGCTGCTGAACGGCCAACTGGCGCCAAAATCCATCACCTTGCTGCGCCCGCGTCTGCATCTGGTGCGCTCTGTCGACGGTCGATTCCAGATGGATATCGGTGCCGTCGGGGCCGAGACACCGACGCCGCCATCGGGCAATGCCGCCGAGTCCTTGCTGGCGGCGTTGGTGGGCGAGCCCGATCCGACCAAGCCGGGGCGATCATTGCAGCGCGCCGCCATCATCGACGCCGATTTGACCGTCGATGACCTTTACCTGAACACCACTTGGCAGGCCAAGGATGCCGACGTCGAACTGCATCGGGTCGAGGGTGGGCTGGACGGCAGCGCCCATCTGGAATTCGATTTGGGCGGCGAAACCGGTATCGCCGACGCCACCGTGACCTATCGCAAGGACGGCGACAAACTGGGGGCGGAAATCGAGGTATCGGGCATCCGTCCGGCGGCTTTGGCCCGTTTGGGCGGGCCACTGACCCAGTTGCAGGCGTTGGATTTGCCGCTGGCCGGCATGGTCCGGGCCAAGGGCGATGTCAGCGGCAAGGTGGAGGAAGTGGCGTTTGAACTGGCCGGCGGCGCCGGCACCTTCAGTTTGCCCGATCCGGTCAATATGCGGCGCAAGGTGGACAGCGTCTCGCTGAAAGGGCGGGCCTTCGATGGCCTGACCAAGGCGCGGCTGGAGGAATTGCTGATCGATTTCGGCGGGCCGCGCCTGCGTCTGGCCGCCGAGGCCGAGGGGCTGGGGGGCGCGTCGTCCCTGTTTCTGGAAGCCAGCCTGAACGATGTGCCGCTCGATGAACTGCCCAGCCTGTGGCCGGCCATCGCCGCCCCCAATCCGCGCGAATGGGTGGTGAACAACCTGTCCAAGGGCATGGCCCGCGAGGCCCGCGTCACCGTGGCAGCGCGTTCGGCCTCGGGCCGCTTCGACGATCTGGTGGTCGACAGCCTGTCGGGGGAATTGCATGGCGACGGCGTCCAGGTGGATTACCTGCACCCCATGCCGGTGGTGAAGAACGCTGCCGCTCACGCCACTTTCGACGCTTCGGCCTTCCGCATCGACGTCAAGGGCGGCGAAGTTTACGGCCTGTCGCTGAAGGCCGGTCAGATTGTCCTGTCGGGGCTTGATGCGGTCGATCAGTTCGCCGATATCGACCTGACCATCGCCGGCCCGGCCCGCGACGCCCTGACCTTGATCGACAACAAGCCGTTGCGCTATGCCACCGCCTTGGGCATCGACCCCGGCACGGTCTCCGGCGAGGGCGTCACCCGTCTGCGCTTGAAATTTCCGCTGCTCAAGAATCTGCGCCTGGATGATTTGGAGGTGAAGGTCCATTCCTCGGTCAAGAAGGTGTTCCTGCCCAAGGTGGTGATGGGGTTGGACCTGACCCAGGGCGATCTTGAAATCGACGTCGATGCCAAGGGCCTGGACGCCACCGGTCCTATCGTCTTGGGCTCCATCGCCGGTGACCTGAAATGGCGCGAGAATTTTTCCACCAAGGGCGTCGCCTTCCGCTCGCGCTACGAGGTCAAGGCGCCGTCCATCAGCGAAGACCAGCGCAAGCTGTTGCGCCTGGAAGGCCCACCCTTCGTCGCGCCCTTCATGACCGGACCGGTGGCGGCCAACGTGGTGGCGACGCTGTATGGTGGCGGCAGGGGCGATATCGAGGCCAAGGTCGACCTGTCCCCCGCCTTCATGCGCCTGCCCGGATTGGGCTGGTACAAGCGCGACGGCACCACCGGCGGCGCCGATGTCTCGGTGCGGCTGGTCAACAACGAGATCGCTGCCATCCCCCATTTCTCGGTGATCGCCGGCGATTTGCAGACCGAGGGCGCGGTGGCGTTCAGCGACGGCAGGCCGCGACGGGTGGAGTTCGAGCGCCTGCGTTACGGCGGGCGCACCGATGTGGCCGGTACGCTGACCCTGCGGCCCAATGGCGGGTTGGATATCGTCGCCCGCGGCGATCAGTTCAACGCCGAGCCGGTGGTGGGCGAGGAAGCCCCCATTCCCGGCGATCCGCCGTTGCCCACCGGCGTGGAAAAGCACCGCAAAAAGGCCGATCTGCCGCCCATGACCATCCAAGGCAGCGTCAAG
This is a stretch of genomic DNA from Magnetospirillum gryphiswaldense MSR-1 v2. It encodes these proteins:
- a CDS encoding bifunctional [glutamine synthetase] adenylyltransferase/[glutamine synthetase]-adenylyl-L-tyrosine phosphorylase; this encodes MHKVNFPLDEQLLPKIADSALMERGFERWAEIASEQDDADLATFMRQLPGDLMARKLLSSVFGNSPFLTQCCLFEPAFLRRLLDQGADATFAALMGELAEEVDGQTDMAAMMKSLRIYKRRVALLTALADIGGVWQLEPVTGALADFAQAATRHALRFLLRREAAKGDLVLPHADDPEKDSGIIILGMGKFGARELNYSSDIDIIVFFDHEKLEYKGRKTLAECMIAITRDLVKILDERTAHGYVFRTDLRLRPDPGSTPVAISLAAAEIYYEGFGQNWERAAMIKARQVAGDTVTGDYFLKFLKPFIWRKSLDFAAIQDIHSIKRQINAHRGGRSIAVAGHNVKLGRGGIREIEFFAQTQQLIWGGRIPEVRCCRTLDAIRALAHMGQVADKAVDELDEAYRFLRQLEHRLQMIDDKQTQTLPDQPQRLAEIAAFMGFDDTDAFSSALVSRLQKVESHYAGLFEDAPALSSGGNLVFTGGENDPETVNTIGAMGFNNADTVCATIRGWHHGRIRATRSTRARELLTELTPSLLQALAATSSPDDAFMRLDEFLSRLPAGVPVFSLFYSNPSLLELVAELMGNAPKLAEHLARHTTQLDAVVAPSFFEPPPPTERLIEDLNKALAEAGDIQEVLDISRRWTAERKFQVGVQTLRNMLEPDRAARAFADIADAVLNCLCPKVEDELARANGRVEGGQWCILAMGKMGGHEMTATSDMDLILIYDIPDTAAESVGGRPLAASAWFARLAQRIVNALTAKTAEGTLYEVDMRLRPSGNSGPIATSLQSFDRYQQESAWTWEHMALTRARVACGSPLLAAKVEAIIHRTLTAPRDAAKLIHDVAEMRELMAREHKAANRWEVKHLRGGLVDIEFTAQWLQLRFGAEHPAVLATNTRDVLDRACDAGLLSRGDHDSLIEAWRLWSAVQLVLRQTLAGAFDEDTAPPGLKEVMVRATGLTDFKTMVDRMDDCAQASLEVFDRLIAEPGRKTVT
- a CDS encoding DUF3971 domain-containing protein, encoding MVHGAVRSLFQLLGVLVVGLLVIVPVLLWRLSSGPVALDFLTPYIEEALAAPEGGVSVRLDTTVLALGANNRTLEIRALGVNAYVGDNARPIASVPEIALTLSGQALLNGQLAPKSITLLRPRLHLVRSVDGRFQMDIGAVGAETPTPPSGNAAESLLAALVGEPDPTKPGRSLQRAAIIDADLTVDDLYLNTTWQAKDADVELHRVEGGLDGSAHLEFDLGGETGIADATVTYRKDGDKLGAEIEVSGIRPAALARLGGPLTQLQALDLPLAGMVRAKGDVSGKVEEVAFELAGGAGTFSLPDPVNMRRKVDSVSLKGRAFDGLTKARLEELLIDFGGPRLRLAAEAEGLGGASSLFLEASLNDVPLDELPSLWPAIAAPNPREWVVNNLSKGMAREARVTVAARSASGRFDDLVVDSLSGELHGDGVQVDYLHPMPVVKNAAAHATFDASAFRIDVKGGEVYGLSLKAGQIVLSGLDAVDQFADIDLTIAGPARDALTLIDNKPLRYATALGIDPGTVSGEGVTRLRLKFPLLKNLRLDDLEVKVHSSVKKVFLPKVVMGLDLTQGDLEIDVDAKGLDATGPIVLGSIAGDLKWRENFSTKGVAFRSRYEVKAPSISEDQRKLLRLEGPPFVAPFMTGPVAANVVATLYGGGRGDIEAKVDLSPAFMRLPGLGWYKRDGTTGGADVSVRLVNNEIAAIPHFSVIAGDLQTEGAVAFSDGRPRRVEFERLRYGGRTDVAGTLTLRPNGGLDIVARGDQFNAEPVVGEEAPIPGDPPLPTGVEKHRKKADLPPMTIQGSVKNAWVSKDGKLVDASAHLQRDGQEWRQMQVKGKVGDGKVFDFDLHQSGPNRRALKVTSDDAGAVLKAFDSYSHMVGGKLEVDAVYEDDKDGQPLVGTIKVADYYIVNAPALARLLTVAALTGILDLMQDQGVGFSTLDAPFVLKDGLLTLNDARAYGAALGLTAKGELDLDSKRMALEGTVVPAYALNSVLGNIPVLGWLVTGGEKGGGLVAFNYSMRGPSQDPDVMVNPLSALTPGFLRNLFNIFDDGSETEARKRAPEKPVEKPAEAQPLRQ